The following is a genomic window from Acidisarcina sp..
TCGGCGCTGTTGCGAATCGCCCCAGCCTTACCCAGCAGGACTTTAGCGAGTTCGCTGCCTGAGGGCAGCCTGCCGCCGACCAGAGAAGACAGGTAAGGCAGCTTCTCTGGTCTCTCGATCGGACTACATTTTCCCTGCGTTGCGGATCTCTGCGATCTCCGCCTCCAGCATCTTCGCCACAACCTCGGGCATCGAGGACGCCGCCTTCCATCCAAGCTGCAAATCTGCCTTGGACGGATCGACCTTGTTTCTGAGGATGTCGGTCGGCCGCAGCAGATGCTCGTCGATGCTGACAAAATCGTGCCAATCCTTACCCACTAGCCGGAATGCCGTCTCCACGAATTCAACGAGCTTATGGCTCTTGCCGGTCGCGACGATGTAGTCATCCGGCGTGTCGTGTTGCAGGATGGCAGCAATCGCCTCAACATAGTCCGGCGCCCAGCCCCAATCTCTCTCCACATGCAGGTTGCCCAGCGAGAGCCTTCCATCCTGTCCAAGCGCCAGCAACGCGGCTGCGTGAATGATCTTCCTGGTTACGAAGCGGCGTGGCCGCAAGGGAGAATCGTGGTTCGACAAAATCCCGGTGCAGGCGAACATACCGTAAGCCTGCCGGTAATTTGCGACCATCCAGTGCGCCGATGCTTTTGCCACCGCATACGGACTGCACGGATTGAAGGGAGACGTTTCCGTGGCGCAACCCTCTCCTGTATCGCCAAAGCACTCACTGGATCCAGCGTTATAAAACCGGATATTCAGTTCGGAGA
Proteins encoded in this region:
- a CDS encoding GDP-mannose 4,6-dehydratase; translated protein: MSRRALICGISGQDGSYLAKLLLERGYEVWGSSRDAELNPFANLHRLGIYDSIHLVSLNSGDIGGILSLLRRLRPDEIFSLAGQSSVGLSFEQPVETVESIAIGTLNLLEGIRLSELNIRFYNAGSSECFGDTGEGCATETSPFNPCSPYAVAKASAHWMVANYRQAYGMFACTGILSNHDSPLRPRRFVTRKIIHAAALLALGQDGRLSLGNLHVERDWGWAPDYVEAIAAILQHDTPDDYIVATGKSHKLVEFVETAFRLVGKDWHDFVSIDEHLLRPTDILRNKVDPSKADLQLGWKAASSMPEVVAKMLEAEIAEIRNAGKM